The Lactuca sativa cultivar Salinas chromosome 2, Lsat_Salinas_v11, whole genome shotgun sequence genome includes a window with the following:
- the LOC111875942 gene encoding putative disease resistance protein RGA1, whose product MAEALVTIAAEGILKKVLSIAAGELAIAWGYEEKLTSLHRTLDLIRAKLRDAEQKKESEVVMVWLKQLKDVVGEADDVLDEVDYEMLRRQIKKQDRITRKVMCLPSLKRFSFRYKIGHKIQNINEKLLKINTEANSLGLQNEHPAGPVLDRLYWRETVPNQEEFKIVGRDNDKLHIIELLTQSRKEEKLSIVPIVGMGGIGKTTLAKSVYNDKKIEQHFDVKAWLCVSVKVDINTLLAKIYESLDKKKPTSDLRTNLIGSLNEQLATKRYLLVLDDVWVEERPYWEEFRSCMLNVSSQNGSGILVTTRKLEIGTHDMHLDSCLLKGLSDDHCWNIFRERAFVSGTSPSLELEEIGHEIVKKCGGLPLLLNVIGGMLAHYSDIEKWLAIKNSKVWDMEEERDRVQKSLELSFDNLPNSIAKQCFIYCSIFKKDTVMEREELVRLWMALGLVQADEERNKEMEDVGNDIFQILVSNSLFQDVERDEYGHITRCSMHDLVHDLSLSLSKHESLCLEDATNDGIACMPQVKHLAFYQKQNIKLVAEVSMFIERNTEARTLHTLFIEGEVDMKFPFQRLKCIRILKLKCYLIQELDDSIGRLVHLRYLDLAYTRIRVLPESIGKLYHLQTLKLSDDIEQFPEAMRNLISLRYFQCDKNIPANIVGQLTSLQTLPCFIVLRRKRHGIEELRHLNNLSGRLCISKLENVRSKEDAVKADLSRKKNLYEIELEWSRDRGGANKNEKDVLEGLQPPRDVKELEITRFYGDNFPEWVMKMAIDIEGKWTPLDKLVSITLYDCRSILSLPTLEHLPHLQNLLLIQMDSLTCLRSSDVTGSTKPLSLSLRSLGLYFLERLEKWIDGEPNSSKTISPVLEKLDIYVCPKIICLDEYHPHPLVSLRISQCTGLVSIKSIQGLTSLECLEIFMCPSLSDITNLPNQCHSLKTLSINNYDKLTSLPHEMFNCFAFLNELTLGPFSKELDSFPSLQGIEKLSNHLQSLELRGWDHWELMPEELQHLTSLTLLCINRFGIKELPMWLTRMSSLRHLRFNNCKGLNKETVRRGAPREATDVRLNYGSVN is encoded by the coding sequence ATGGCTGAAGCATTAGTCACTATTGCTGCTGAGGGAATATTGAAAAAGGTGTTGTCTATTGCTGCGGGTGAACTCGCCATTGCATGGGGTTATGAAGAAAAGCTGACCAGCCTTCACAGAACATTAGACCTGATTCGTGCCAAGTTACGTGATGCGGAGCAAAAAAAGGAATCAGAGGTTGTGATGGTGTGGCTGAAGCAGCTAAAAGATGTAGTGGGTGAAGCTGATGATGTGTTGGATGAGGTTGATTATGAAATGCTGAGGCGTCAAATAAAGAAACAAGATCGGATAACAAGAAAGGTAATGTGCCTTCCAAGCTTGAAAAGGTTCTCCTTTCGTTATAAAATAGGTCATAAAATCCAAAACATCAATGAAAAGTTACTTAAGATCAATACAGAAGCAAACAGTTTAGGACTACAAAATGAACACCCTGCAGGCCCTGTTCTAGATCGTCTCTATTGGAGAGAGACTGTTCCAAATCAAGAAGAATTTAAAATTGTTGGGAGGGATAATGATAAACTCCATATCATTGAACTTTTAACCCAatcaagaaaagaagaaaaactTAGCATTGTTCCCATTGTGGGAATGGGCGGGATTGGGAAGACCACTTTGGCTAAGTCGGTCTACAATGATAAAAAGATCGAGCAACATTTTGATGTTAAAGCATGGTTGTGTGTGTCCGTTAAGGTTGACATCAATACACTTCTTGCCAAGATCTACGAATCTCTTGACAAAAAGAAACCAACCTCGGACTTAAGGACCAATTTAATTGGAAGTCTTAACGAGCAATTGGCAACAAAAAGATATTTGCTCGTCTTAGATGACGTTTGGGTCGAAGAAAGGCCATACTGGGAAGAGTTTAGGAGTTGTATGCTAAATGTAAGCTCACAAAATGGAAGTGGCATTCTTGTCACTACACGGAAGCTTGAAATCGGAACTCATGATATGCACTTGGATTCATGCCTTTTAAAAGGTCTTTCCGATGATCATTGTTGGAACATCTTCAGAGAAAGAGCGTTTGTGTCAGGCACATCACCCTCTCTAGAACTGGAGGAGATAGGCCATGAGATTGTAAAAAAATGTGGTGGTTTACCATTGCTTTTAAATGTAATAGGTGGCATGTTGGCACATTACAGTGACATAGAGAAGTGGTTGGCCATCAAAAATAGCAAAGTTTGGGATATGGAAGAAGAAAGGGATAGAGTTCAAAAGAGTTTGGAACTGAGCTTTGATAATCTCCCCAATTCTATCGCCAAGCAATGTTTTATATATTGTTCCATCTTTAAGAAAGATACGGTCATGGAAAGGGAAGAATTGGTCCGGCTTTGGATGGCTTTAGGGTTGGTTCAAGCGGATGAGGAAAGAAACAAGGAGATGGAGGATGTGGGGAATGATATTTTTCAAATTTTGGTCAGCAATTCGTTGTTCCAAGATGTTGAAAGGGATGAGTATGGTCACATCACTCGTTGTAGCATGCATGATCTGGTGCATGATCTTTCATTATCACTTTCAAAACATGAAAGCCTATGTCTGGAGGATGCGACAAATGATGGTATTGCATGTATGCCTCAGGTTAAACATCTCGCCTTTTACCAAAAACAGAACATTAAATTGGTAGCAGAGGTTTCTATGTTCATTGAAAGGAATACAGAGGCTAGAACTTTGCATACATTGTTCATCGAAGGTGAAGTTGATATGAAATTTCCATTTCAACGATTAAAGTGCATACGAATCCTAAAACTCAAATGTTATTTAATACAGGAGTTAGACGATTCAATTGGAAGGTTGGTGCATCTCAGGTATCTGGATTTGGCATATACGAGAATCCGTGTTCTTCCTGAATCTATTGGTAAATTATACCACTTGCAAACTCTAAAGTTGTCTGACGACATTGAGCAGTTTCCAGAAGCCATGAGAAATTTGATAAGCCTACGATATTTCCAGTGTGACAAAAACATTCCTGCCAATATCGTAGGACAACTGACTTCTCTTCAAACTTTGCCTTGCTTCATAGTGCTTAGAAGGAAGAGACATGGTATAGAAGAGCTACGCCATTTGAATAACCTTAGTGGAAGGCTTTGTATCTCCAAACTAGAGAATGTTAGGAGCAAAGAGGATGCTGTCAAGGCAGACTTATCCAGAAAGAAAAATTTATACGAGATCGAATTGGAATGGAGTCGGGACCGTGGAGGTGCCAACAAAAACGAGAAGGATGTATTGGAAGGCTTGCAACCCCCTAGAGATGTAAAAGAATTGGAAATTACAAGATTTTATGGTGATAATTTTCCAGAATGGGTAATGAAGATGGCAATCGATATCGAAGGGAAATGGACGCCCCTTGACAAGCTCGTGTCAATCACATTATATGACTGTAGGAGCATCCTCTCTCTTCCGACGCTTGAGCACCTACCACATCTTCAGAATCTTCTGTTAATACAAATGGATAGCTTGACATGCTTAAGGAGTTCCGATGTTACCGGGTCAACGAAACCTTTGTCTCTATCATTGAGATCACTCGGACTGTATTTTTTGGAAAGATTGGAAAAGTGGATAGACGGAGAACCCAACAGCTCAAAAACGATATCACCTGTCCTCGAGAAGTTGGATATTTATGTTTGCCCAAAGATTATTTGCTTAGATGAATACCATCCCCATCCTCTTGTTTCCTTACGCATATCTCAGTGCACAGGTCTGGTGTCCATTAAGAGCATACAAGGCCTCACATCTCTTGAATGTTTAGAAATTTTCATGTGTCCCAGTCTTTCAGATATAACCAATTTACCTAACCAGTGTCATTCTTTGAAGACTTTGTCTATTAACAATTATGACAAACTGACTTCCTTGCCTCACGAAATGTTCAACTGTTTTGCCTTCTTAAATGAGTTGACACTTGGTCCGTTCTCAAAGGAGCTCGATTCTTTCCCGAGTCTCCAAGGCATCGAGAAGTTAAGTAACCACCTTCAGTCGTTAGAATTGAGAGGTTGGGATCATTGGGAGTTAATGCCAGAAGAACTACAACACCTCACCTCACTGACTTTGTTATGCATAAATAGATTCGGAATAAAAGAACTGCCCATGTGGTTAACACGAATGTCATCTCTCCGACATTTGAGGTTCAATAATTGCAAGGGGCTAAATAAAGAAACAGTTAGACGGGGAGCGCCACGGGAAGCAACTGATGTTAGACTAAATTATGGAAGTGTTAATTAA
- the LOC111875924 gene encoding putative disease resistance protein RGA1 produces the protein MAEALVIIVAGGILKKVLSIAAGELVISWGYDEKLTTLHRTLDLICAKLSDAERKKGTEVVMMWLKQLKVVVGEADDVLDEVHFEMLRREIKKRDRVAKTVPSLPSLKKLSFRWEIGHKIKNINKRLLDINTQANGLGLQNEHPGATPFTDRLYRESVPYPEKFKTVGRDDDVLRIIQILTQSRTEEKLTIVPIVGMGGIGKTTLAKSVYNSKNIKQYFDIKAWLCVSVKVDINTLLAKIYESLAGKKPESDSMVNLIKSLEEKLGSKRYLLVLDDVWVEERAYWEAFESCMLNVNSQNGSGILVTTRKLEIGTTGMKADACLLKGLSDDHCWDIFRERAFVTGSSPSPELEEIGREIVKRCGGLPLLLNVTGGMLANYNDDKEKWFSIKNSKVWDLEEERDRVQKSLELSFDNLPNSIVKQCFVYCSIFKKDKVIKREELVRLWMALGLIQADEERNKEMEAVGNEIFQVLVSNSLFQDVERDEYGRVDHCSMHDMVHDLSLSLSKHESLCLVDATNDDIACIPQFKHLSFYQEQNEYDELKANVSMFIERNTVARTLHTLFIKVEVEKKLSFQRLKCIRILKLKGDSIEKLDDSIGGLVHLRYLNLSSTEIRVLPKSIGKLYHLQTLKLPDRIEQFPETMRNLISLRYLKCDENIPASILGQLTSLRTLTPSFRVLKRKGHSIQELRHLNNLSGSLFISHLENIGSKEEASKADLSSKKNLHNIHFKWSEDDQGANRIDMDVLEGLQPPRDVKTLTIKNFSGDNFPDWVMKMVIYIEGKWTPLDKLMDITLSNCRSCLSLPTLEHLPHLRHLSLENMDSLTCLRTSVGSGIIKPLSPTLTSLLLYRMRKLEKWIDGAPNSSEMISPVLRSLYIRECPKIIHLDECHPHPLFSLQIRGCEGLASIKSIQGLTSLVSLHISMCPSLLEITNLPKQCHSLKTLYITHCLKLTSLPHKLFDCYAFLNELELGLFSKELDSFPSLQGIEKLRNHLHSLYLGGWDHWESIPDEIQHLTSLTLLRINRFGLQELPMWLTNMSSIRDMIFYNCKGLDEEKVKRGAPREANGVTCQIR, from the coding sequence ATGGCTGAAGCCTTAGTTATTATTGTCGCTGGGGGGATATTGAAAAAAGTGTTGTCTATAGCTGCTGGCGAACTGGTCATTTCTTGGGGTTACGATGAAAAGCTGACCACCCTCCACAGAACATTGGACCTGATTTGTGCCAAGTTGAGTGATGCTGAGAGAAAAAAGGGAACGGAGGTTGTGATGATGTGGCTGAAGCAGCTAAAAGTTGTAGTGGGTGAAGCTGATGATGTGTTGGACGAGGTTCATTTCGAAATGCTGAGGCGGGAGATAAAGAAACGTGATCGGGTGGCAAAAACTGTGCCATCTCTTCCAAGcttaaaaaaactttcatttcgCTGGGAAATTGGTCATAAAATCAAAAACATCAATAAAAGGTTGCTTGATATCAATACACAGGCAAACGGTTTAGGACTACAAAACGAACACCCTGGTGCCACCCCTTTTACAGATCGTCTCTATCGGGAGTCTGTTCCATATCcagaaaaattcaaaactgtTGGGAGGGATGATGATGTACTACGTATCATACAGATTTTAACCCAATCAAGAACCGAAGAAAAACTTACAATTGTTCCCATAGTGGGAATGGGCGGGATTGGGAAGACAACTTTGGCTAAGTCGGTCTACAATAGTAAAAACATAAAGCAATATTTTGATATTAAAGCTTGGTTGTGTGTGTCGGTTAAGGTTGACATCAACACACTTCTCGCAAAGATCTATGAATCTCTTGCCGGAAAGAAACCTGAGTCGGACTCTATGGTCAATTTAATTAAAAGTCTAGAAGAGAAGTTGGGATCAAAAAGATATTTGCTTGTTCTTGATGACGTTTGGGTTGAAGAGAGAGCATATTGGGAAGCATTTGAGAGTTGTATGCTAAATGTAAACTCCCAAAATGGAAGTGGCATTCTTGTCACTACACGGAAACTTGAAATCGGAACTACTGGAATGAAGGCTGATGCATGTCTTTTAAAAGGTCTTTCTGATGATCACTGTTGGGACATCTTTAGAGAAAGAGCATTTGTGACAGGCTCATCACCCTCTCCAGAACTGGAGGAGATAGGCCGTGAGATTGTAAAAAGATGTGGTGGTTTACCATTGCTATTAAATGTAACAGGTGGCATGTTGGCAAATTACAATGATGATAAAGAAAAGTGGTTCTCCATAAAAAATAGCAAGGTTTGGGATCTAGAAGAAGAAAGGGATAGAGTTCAAAAGAGTTTGGAACTGAGCTTTGATAATCTCCCCAATTCTATTGTGAAGCAATGCTTTGTATATTGTTCCATATTTAAGAAAGATAAGGTTATTAAAAGGGAAGAACTGGTCCGGCTTTGGATGGCTTTAGGATTGATTCAAGCAGATGAGGAAAGAAACAAGGAGATGGAAGCTGTGGGAAATGAGATTTTTCAAGTTTTGGTCAGCAATTCGTTGTTCCAAGATGTTGAAAGGGATGAGTATGGTCGCGTTGATCATTGTAGCATGCATGATATGGTGCATGATTTGTCATTATCACTTTCAAAACATGAAAGCTTGTGTTTGGTGGATGCTACAAATGATGATATTGCATGTATACCTCAGTTTAAACATCTCTCTTTTTACCAAGAACAGAATGAGTACGATGAATTGAAAGCCAATGTTTCTATGTTCATTGAAAGGAATACAGTGGCTAGAACTTTGCATACATTGTTTATCAAAGTTGAAGTAGAGAAGAAACTTTCATTTCAACGATTAAAGTGCATACGCATTCTAAAACTCAAGGGAGATAGTATTGAGAAGTTAGACGATTCAATTGGAGGGTTGGTGCATCTCAGGTATCTTAATTTATCATCTACAGAGATACGTGTTCTTCCTAAATCTATTGGTAAATTGTACCACTTGCAAACTCTGAAGTTGCCTGATCGCATTGAGCAGTTTCCAGAAACCATGAGAAATTTGATAAGCCTGCGGTATCTGAAGTGTGACGAAAACATTCCCGCAAGTATTTTGGGACAATTGACTTCACTTCGAACATTAACGCCTTCCTTCAGGGTGCTTAAAAGGAAGGGACATAGTATTCAAGAGCTACGCCATTTGAATAACCTCAGTGGAAGCCTCTTTATTTCACATCTAGAGAACATCGGTAGCAAGGAGGAAGCTAGCAAGGCAGATTTATCTAGCAAGAAAAATTTACACAATATTCATTTCAAATGGAGTGAAGACGATCAAGGCGCCAACCGAATTGACATGGATGTATTGGAAGGCTTGCAACCCCCTAGAGATGTAAAAACATTGACAATTAAGAATTTTTCTGGTGATAATTTTCCAGATTGGGTAATGAAGATGGTGATCTACATCGAAGGGAAATGGACGCCCCTTGATAAGTTGATGGATATCACATTATCTAACTGTAGAAGCTGCCTCTCTCTTCCAACGCTTGAGCACCTACCACATCTTCGGCATCTGTCGTTGGAGAATATGGACAGCTTGACATGCTTAAGGACTTCCGTTGGTAGTGGAATAATAAAGCCTTTGTCTCCAACATTGACATCACTCCTACTATATCGCATGAGAAAATTGGAAAAGTGGATAGATGGAGCACCCAACAGCTCAGAAATGATATCTCCTGTCCTTCGGAGCTTGTACATTCGTGAGTGCCCAAAAATTATTCACTTGGATGAATGCCATCCCCATCCTCTTTTTTCCTTACAGATTAGAGGCTGCGAAGGACTGGCGTCCATTAAGAGTATACAAGGCCTCACATCTCTCGTATCTTTACATATTTCCATGTGTCCTAGTCTTTTAGAAATAACCAATTTGCCCAAACAGTGTCATTCTTTGAAGACTTTGTACATTACGCATTGCCTCAAACTGACTTCCTTGCCTCACAAACTGTTTGACTGTTATGCATTCTTAAATGAGTTGGAACTTGGTCTGTTCTCGAAGGAGCTCGATTCTTTTCCAAGTCTCCAAGGCATCGAGAAGTTAAGAAACCACCTTCACTCTTTGTATTTGGGAGGTTGGGATCATTGGGAGTCAATTCCAGACGAAATACAACACCTCACATCACTGACTTTGTTACGCATAAATAGATTCGGATTACAAGAACTGcccatgtggttaaccaacatgTCATCTATTCGAGACATGATTTTCTATAATTGCAAGGGGCTAGATGAAGAAAAGGTTAAGCGGGGAGCACCGCGAGAAGCAAATGGTGTCACTTGTCAGATTAGATAA